The following coding sequences are from one Leptolyngbya sp. NIES-3755 window:
- a CDS encoding methyltransferase type 11 (similar to AA sequence:cyanobase_aa:LBDG_19290) has product MATILRDWSYQYQWLYDGISRIAALSVGGEARFRQLALEGLSIEPDTKVLDLCCGSGQTTQFLVKRSQHVTGLDASPLSIDRAKHNVPEAEYIEAFAEKMPFENDSFDLIHTSAAMHEMESEQLRQILQEVYRVLKPGGVFTMVDFHQPTNPIFIPGLAVFFWLFETETAWELIRTNLEEMLREIGFEIQRSRLYAGGSLQVIQARK; this is encoded by the coding sequence ATGGCAACGATTTTAAGAGACTGGAGTTATCAGTATCAGTGGTTGTATGACGGAATTTCGAGAATTGCGGCATTGAGTGTGGGTGGAGAAGCAAGATTTCGACAGTTAGCCTTGGAAGGATTGTCGATCGAGCCTGACACAAAAGTGCTGGATCTCTGTTGTGGAAGCGGACAGACGACTCAGTTTTTGGTGAAGCGATCGCAGCATGTCACCGGATTAGATGCGTCGCCTCTATCGATTGATCGAGCTAAACACAACGTTCCAGAAGCTGAATATATTGAGGCTTTCGCAGAAAAAATGCCGTTTGAAAATGATTCGTTTGATCTCATTCATACCAGTGCAGCGATGCACGAAATGGAGAGCGAACAATTGCGCCAAATTTTGCAAGAAGTCTATCGAGTTTTGAAGCCAGGCGGCGTATTTACAATGGTTGATTTTCATCAGCCAACGAATCCAATTTTTATTCCTGGATTAGCCGTATTTTTCTGGTTATTTGAAACAGAAACCGCATGGGAATTAATTAGAACAAATCTTGAAGAAATGTTGAGAGAAATTGGATTTGAAATACAGCGATCAAGGCTTTATGCAGGCGGAAGTTTACAAGTGATTCAAGCCCGAAAATAA
- a CDS encoding putative ABC transporter, ATP-binding protein (similar to AA sequence:cyanobase_aa:LBDG_19280), with protein MTATSIDLMFRAESREIEPCSNSLDWADKAIAACGVEMVYQTGGERYQALRQVELTVRYGDIQLLMGPSGSGKTTLLSILAGILTPTAGSVRLMGQDITKLSSAKLAQFRLENIGFIFQGFNLFPALSAIENIEVALNLKGVRGSTARKEAAELLDQVGLADRANQLPRDLSGGQKQRVAIARALAGNPTLIMADEPTAALDSHNGHAVIELLRSLAKEKGRTVLIVTHDPRIADVADHIAYLEDGILQADGRSEIDRFRETLTR; from the coding sequence ATGACTGCAACCTCGATAGATTTGATGTTTCGCGCTGAGAGTCGGGAGATCGAACCCTGCTCAAACAGCTTGGATTGGGCAGACAAGGCGATCGCTGCCTGTGGGGTGGAGATGGTGTACCAAACCGGAGGCGAGCGTTACCAAGCGCTGCGCCAAGTGGAGTTGACGGTACGCTACGGTGATATTCAGCTTCTCATGGGTCCGTCTGGCTCAGGAAAAACGACCCTGCTTTCGATTCTGGCAGGAATTCTTACACCAACGGCAGGCAGTGTCCGTCTGATGGGTCAAGACATCACCAAGCTCTCTAGCGCAAAACTCGCTCAGTTCCGACTCGAAAATATTGGTTTCATTTTCCAAGGATTTAATCTGTTTCCGGCTCTGAGCGCGATCGAGAATATCGAGGTGGCTCTCAATCTCAAAGGGGTTCGAGGGAGCACAGCCCGAAAAGAGGCAGCGGAATTACTTGATCAGGTGGGACTTGCCGATCGGGCGAATCAGTTACCAAGAGATCTATCAGGTGGACAAAAGCAACGAGTGGCGATCGCTCGTGCGCTGGCGGGCAATCCGACGCTGATTATGGCAGATGAGCCGACCGCAGCACTGGATTCTCACAACGGTCACGCGGTGATCGAGTTATTGCGATCGCTGGCAAAGGAAAAAGGTCGAACGGTGCTAATCGTAACCCACGATCCCCGAATTGCAGATGTGGCAGATCATATTGCTTATTTGGAAGACGGAATTTTACAGGCGGATGGGCGATCGGAAATCGATCGATTTCGAGAAACGTTAACTCGATAA
- a CDS encoding hypothetical protein (hypothetical protein AplaP_05416;~similar to AA sequence:cyanobase_aa:LBDG_19270): MTAHLDRPAPRRVLPIFRPMASIARKNLFEDIPRFIVAQAGIVFAVSLVTIQLGILQGFSRSTARLVDESSADLWVASKDIVHLELSSPMPAQRVEDAQKVAGVDRAEALMIRSSIWRDSNGKINPIRIYGFDPNSRMFAGWDVTQGKLSDLNQPYSIIVDSNSLKALGLNQINDRGTIGAFNALPAKFVGVTQDTQSIASSAFVYTSLENANAYGLGGSDTGLTCRTDPSGRLSCLNQTPRFGNPDPNPDPPRRVNVQDPISFVLIRAKPGEDLGQLKQRLESALPNTRVFTQTEIANLTRSYWTTRTGVGFVLGLGATVGFVVGMVIVGQILYSSVSDHIREFGTLKAMGASNWVIYSVILEQALWMAVLGFIPSIALCLGLGAWTQAAKGIMILITPATGAGILVLTVVMCVGSALFAVQKVTRVDPAIVFKA; this comes from the coding sequence ATGACCGCCCATCTCGATCGTCCCGCTCCTCGCCGCGTCCTACCCATCTTCCGTCCTATGGCATCGATCGCCCGCAAAAACCTATTTGAAGACATTCCCCGATTTATCGTCGCCCAAGCAGGAATTGTTTTCGCTGTTAGCCTTGTGACCATCCAGCTTGGAATTCTTCAAGGATTCAGTCGATCGACTGCCCGGCTCGTGGATGAATCCAGTGCCGATCTCTGGGTCGCCTCAAAAGATATCGTCCATCTCGAACTTTCTTCCCCGATGCCTGCTCAACGAGTCGAAGACGCGCAAAAAGTGGCAGGAGTCGATCGAGCCGAAGCCCTAATGATTCGATCGAGCATTTGGCGTGATAGCAACGGAAAAATCAATCCGATTCGGATCTACGGCTTTGATCCGAATAGCCGTATGTTCGCAGGTTGGGACGTGACTCAAGGCAAACTCTCAGACTTGAATCAGCCTTATTCGATCATCGTCGATTCAAATAGCTTGAAAGCATTAGGGCTGAATCAAATTAACGATCGAGGAACGATCGGAGCCTTTAATGCTCTACCTGCGAAATTTGTTGGGGTCACTCAGGACACACAATCGATCGCGTCTAGCGCCTTTGTCTACACCTCGTTAGAAAATGCCAACGCTTACGGACTGGGCGGTTCAGATACCGGATTAACCTGTAGAACCGATCCCAGCGGCAGACTTTCCTGCTTGAATCAAACGCCCAGATTTGGCAATCCCGACCCCAATCCCGACCCTCCTCGCCGCGTCAACGTTCAAGATCCGATCTCATTTGTCCTGATTCGCGCCAAACCGGGTGAAGATCTGGGGCAGCTTAAACAGCGTCTCGAATCTGCTCTACCGAACACCCGTGTTTTCACTCAAACCGAAATCGCTAATCTCACCCGTTCCTACTGGACAACCCGGACTGGAGTGGGCTTCGTCCTCGGACTGGGTGCAACAGTTGGCTTTGTCGTCGGCATGGTGATTGTCGGGCAAATCCTTTACTCATCGGTTTCTGACCACATTCGCGAATTTGGAACTCTCAAAGCGATGGGTGCGTCAAACTGGGTAATCTACAGCGTAATTCTAGAACAAGCGCTCTGGATGGCAGTCTTGGGATTCATTCCCAGTATTGCGCTCTGTCTCGGCTTGGGTGCGTGGACGCAAGCTGCAAAAGGCATCATGATTTTAATCACACCCGCGACGGGAGCAGGAATCCTTGTCTTAACCGTCGTCATGTGTGTGGGATCAGCCTTATTTGCGGTGCAAAAAGTTACCAGAGTAGACCCAGCGATCGTGTTTAAAGCATGA
- a CDS encoding E1-E2 ATPase-associated domain protein (similar to AA sequence:cyanobase_aa:Cyan7425_3005), producing the protein MNYQIVHNIAGRLRIRIPQLAHDAEFASRLGGFVESLAGVTQVRINPAASSIVIQYQPSVGAIVESFHRCICKAHGVEPDETSQSIETDPETNHWQDLGLPVVSLGAALLAAPLELPAIVVGSAIAGAALPWVVRATDSIVNRQQPNIDLLDSLWMGLQTLQGQYAAPALKTVMVETRRALRGTVAEQREKQAKEILEWFDQEILIDRDGHSKWIAAKAVQEGDRISVIAGERIPVDGWIVEGTALIEEGLTEESFPIVCSEGHGVYASAKVLTGKITVVAQHSGINTRIGKVIQLMLNAPVHDTEIGVQQAEFVRNAIVPTIFFGGAMFALTGNFGAAVSPFQFDFGSGIPISVHTTLLSALTYAARHGIYIRSARTLELLSKVDAIVLDHAELIDRSELETTIATLERQGITLYWIKEESLNDQTCHSDRATHLISGLQHHGRTVAVVGSSGAEQANVSIAFEDPSSISDVILMHEDLRGVIEAIEIAKRAMQVVYENTAIIVLPNLLIQIGGGMIIGIHPVFNVLTNNGSAIIAEFIHGTRPLFDHRTPTPVKQRSRTASKRSSRRKLSP; encoded by the coding sequence ATGAACTATCAAATCGTTCACAACATTGCGGGGCGGTTGCGGATTCGCATACCTCAGCTTGCTCACGATGCGGAATTTGCATCGCGTCTGGGTGGATTTGTCGAGTCTCTAGCAGGCGTGACCCAGGTTCGGATTAATCCTGCGGCAAGTTCGATCGTGATTCAATATCAACCTTCAGTTGGCGCGATCGTAGAGTCTTTTCATCGCTGTATTTGTAAAGCTCACGGTGTTGAACCGGATGAAACTTCGCAATCGATCGAGACTGATCCAGAGACTAATCACTGGCAGGATCTTGGATTGCCTGTGGTGAGCTTGGGAGCAGCACTGTTAGCAGCACCGTTGGAATTGCCAGCAATCGTGGTTGGAAGTGCGATCGCGGGTGCAGCTTTACCTTGGGTTGTTCGGGCAACGGATAGTATTGTGAATCGTCAACAACCGAACATTGATCTACTCGATTCGTTGTGGATGGGCTTACAGACTTTGCAGGGACAATATGCGGCTCCTGCATTGAAAACCGTGATGGTGGAAACTCGAAGAGCATTACGCGGAACAGTCGCAGAACAACGAGAAAAGCAAGCGAAAGAAATTTTAGAGTGGTTCGATCAAGAAATATTAATCGATCGAGATGGACATTCTAAATGGATTGCTGCAAAAGCGGTACAAGAAGGCGATCGCATTTCCGTGATTGCGGGTGAACGAATTCCGGTTGATGGTTGGATTGTAGAAGGAACAGCTTTAATTGAGGAAGGACTGACCGAAGAAAGTTTTCCGATCGTCTGTTCTGAGGGTCATGGGGTCTATGCTTCAGCGAAAGTATTAACCGGAAAAATTACTGTAGTGGCACAACATTCGGGAATCAATACCAGAATTGGAAAAGTGATACAACTGATGCTCAATGCACCAGTGCATGACACCGAGATTGGAGTGCAGCAAGCAGAATTCGTGAGAAATGCGATCGTACCCACAATCTTCTTCGGTGGTGCAATGTTCGCATTGACTGGAAACTTTGGAGCAGCAGTCTCACCCTTCCAATTTGATTTTGGTAGCGGCATTCCGATCTCAGTTCACACTACGCTATTGAGTGCATTAACTTATGCAGCCCGTCACGGTATCTATATTCGGAGTGCCAGAACATTAGAGCTATTGTCTAAAGTTGATGCGATCGTACTGGATCATGCAGAATTGATTGATCGATCTGAGCTTGAAACCACGATCGCAACACTAGAGCGTCAAGGCATCACGCTTTACTGGATCAAAGAAGAGTCTTTAAATGATCAAACTTGCCACAGCGATCGAGCAACTCATCTAATCTCTGGACTTCAGCATCATGGAAGAACGGTTGCAGTAGTTGGAAGTTCAGGAGCAGAGCAAGCAAATGTGTCGATCGCATTTGAAGATCCATCTTCGATCTCAGACGTGATTCTGATGCACGAAGATTTGCGCGGTGTGATTGAAGCGATCGAGATTGCGAAACGTGCAATGCAGGTCGTCTATGAAAACACAGCAATTATTGTTCTACCAAACTTATTGATTCAAATTGGGGGCGGAATGATCATCGGAATTCATCCCGTCTTTAATGTGCTCACAAACAATGGTTCTGCGATCATTGCTGAGTTTATTCATGGAACACGACCGCTGTTTGATCACCGAACCCCCACTCCAGTCAAACAGCGGTCGCGTACCGCCTCTAAACGTTCCAGTCGCCGTAAGTTGTCTCCGTAA
- a CDS encoding hypothetical protein (similar to AA sequence:cyanobase_aa:PCC7424_2172): protein MESVGYQIIHSIAGRIRLRVPWLETDSQSAGTYQQLVEAIDGVKTVRINPLAQSIVVEYNAKRVPLVKMEDLLIAVMQQVKLTPPAAAPTVEQEAENSSNSSEIPVKEIPITETQPIEEPIEPTSEVPPVEVPTKSSPEPKRSNISEIPSPWDDEPSPEPNLEKTMTHTIVESSTSELVCSTSTLAKRLKVTSQAITRRRMKSDFGQWTQAQDPEGIAWNYHEDDRLFRPVDSE from the coding sequence TTGGAATCAGTAGGATATCAGATCATACATTCGATCGCGGGACGAATTCGGCTTCGAGTTCCTTGGCTCGAAACAGATTCACAGTCGGCAGGTACCTATCAACAGTTAGTTGAGGCGATAGACGGCGTAAAAACAGTGCGAATCAATCCACTGGCGCAGTCGATCGTAGTGGAATACAACGCCAAGCGTGTTCCTCTTGTCAAAATGGAGGACTTGCTAATTGCTGTGATGCAACAGGTAAAGTTGACTCCTCCTGCTGCTGCGCCAACGGTCGAACAAGAGGCTGAAAATAGCTCCAATAGTTCAGAAATTCCAGTTAAAGAGATTCCGATCACAGAAACTCAACCTATTGAAGAACCAATCGAGCCGACTTCAGAAGTTCCACCCGTCGAAGTTCCTACAAAATCGTCACCCGAACCTAAGCGATCGAACATTTCTGAGATTCCTTCGCCTTGGGATGATGAACCTTCACCAGAACCAAACTTAGAAAAAACCATGACTCATACAATCGTAGAATCCTCCACGTCCGAACTGGTTTGCTCAACTTCCACGTTGGCTAAGCGGTTGAAAGTGACTTCTCAAGCTATTACTCGCCGCAGAATGAAATCGGACTTCGGACAATGGACACAAGCCCAAGATCCAGAAGGCATTGCTTGGAACTATCACGAAGACGATCGCTTATTTCGCCCAGTCGATTCGGAGTAA
- a CDS encoding calcium/proton antiporter, CaCA family (similar to AA sequence:cyanobase_aa:Cyan7425_3001), which produces MTTIADTKLSKKDLVLLCLLGFIPIALIAEWLEINPVFVFVASGLAIVPLAARIAHTTEGIAEVIGPTFGGLLNSTFGNATELIVSIVALKAGLVEVVKASITGTIIANLLLALGLATLLGGIRFKEQSFQPTVARINASSLNLALVVLLTPAAIHLTSDGLQQTTLNNFSLVLAVLLLLFYGLMLLFSMKTHSHIYHIADSEIEHAFESRGRSRLWKQVGVLLICTIALVFVSEVLVSSLEKAISTLGFTDLFTGVILIPIFGGAVEYITAATFAVKNKMDLSVAVAMGSSLQIAMFAAPLLVIIGRFLGQPMNLEFNTFEVVAVAIAVLLTNSISTDGKSNWLEGAMLLVTYAAVGAAFYFHP; this is translated from the coding sequence ATGACAACCATAGCGGACACAAAACTGTCCAAAAAAGATTTGGTGTTGCTTTGTTTGTTGGGATTTATCCCGATCGCATTAATCGCAGAATGGTTAGAAATCAATCCAGTATTCGTGTTTGTCGCTTCAGGATTAGCGATCGTGCCCTTAGCGGCTCGGATTGCCCATACAACTGAAGGAATTGCTGAGGTAATTGGTCCGACGTTCGGAGGGTTGCTGAACTCGACGTTTGGTAATGCAACAGAATTAATTGTCTCGATCGTGGCATTAAAAGCAGGTTTGGTTGAAGTGGTGAAAGCCAGCATCACAGGAACAATCATCGCAAATCTATTGTTAGCGTTGGGACTAGCCACTCTATTAGGAGGCATCCGATTTAAAGAACAATCCTTTCAGCCAACGGTCGCCCGAATTAATGCGTCTTCGCTAAATTTAGCGTTGGTTGTACTACTTACCCCTGCGGCGATTCATCTAACTTCAGATGGGTTGCAGCAAACGACTTTGAACAATTTCTCTTTAGTATTGGCAGTTCTGTTACTGCTGTTTTATGGGTTAATGCTGTTGTTCTCTATGAAAACGCATAGTCATATTTATCACATTGCAGATTCGGAGATTGAACATGCGTTTGAGAGTCGGGGTCGATCGCGTTTGTGGAAGCAAGTGGGCGTGTTGCTGATTTGTACGATCGCACTTGTCTTCGTCTCTGAAGTGCTGGTTTCGAGCTTAGAGAAAGCGATTTCGACACTCGGATTTACTGACCTATTTACAGGTGTCATTCTGATCCCAATTTTTGGTGGTGCGGTGGAATACATTACTGCCGCAACTTTTGCCGTTAAGAACAAAATGGATTTGTCGGTCGCGGTGGCAATGGGTTCGAGCTTACAGATTGCGATGTTTGCTGCACCTTTATTGGTGATCATTGGACGATTTTTAGGACAGCCAATGAATTTGGAGTTTAATACCTTTGAAGTCGTGGCAGTTGCGATCGCAGTTCTATTAACCAATTCGATCAGCACCGATGGCAAGTCGAACTGGCTAGAAGGCGCAATGTTATTAGTCACTTATGCCGCAGTTGGAGCCGCATTTTATTTCCATCCTTAG
- a CDS encoding anion-transporting ATPase (similar to AA sequence:cyanobase_aa:Cyan7425_3002) gives MSRIITFLGKAGTGHTTFAIATAKWFAQQGSRVLFVTHNPSPSAELLLGMPLTSQAQIIEPKLEAVQLQTTVLLEQSWDALKQFISPYLPVSIPQEIYPGEVIILPGFDSILAFNALCQYYLRGEYDVIVYDGRGDLETLRLLGVPDVLDWYFRRFRKLFQSVDIAKIAESIAGPLASALVTANLDTRKVDQEMNQVRGWISEGVAVVNDPKRFTAYLVTIDEPGAIAEACWLWGSAQQVNLRVSGVLVCQSIQQSEALKTAFEPLEIYPIPSLQNQDWEPLLAALPNFNDIPTVPEPVSIDLAQRQIRVFLPGFTKKQVKLTQFGSELTVEAGDQRRNILLPPELRELSIQSGRFEAPYLIIDL, from the coding sequence ATGAGCAGAATTATTACATTCTTGGGCAAAGCGGGAACGGGACACACTACTTTTGCGATCGCTACTGCAAAGTGGTTTGCTCAACAAGGAAGCCGAGTCCTTTTCGTGACTCACAATCCTAGCCCAAGTGCAGAATTATTGTTAGGAATGCCGCTAACTTCGCAAGCTCAAATTATTGAGCCGAAGCTGGAAGCAGTCCAACTCCAAACGACAGTGCTACTCGAACAATCTTGGGATGCACTAAAGCAGTTTATTTCGCCTTATCTTCCCGTTTCAATTCCACAAGAAATTTATCCGGGTGAGGTCATTATCTTGCCGGGATTTGATAGTATTCTCGCGTTTAATGCACTGTGTCAGTACTATCTACGCGGTGAGTATGATGTGATTGTTTATGATGGTCGAGGCGACCTTGAAACTTTACGATTGTTAGGTGTGCCTGATGTTTTAGATTGGTATTTTCGACGGTTTCGCAAATTGTTTCAAAGCGTAGATATTGCGAAAATTGCGGAATCGATCGCAGGTCCACTTGCTTCGGCGCTAGTCACTGCGAATCTGGATACGCGCAAAGTTGATCAGGAAATGAATCAAGTGCGCGGCTGGATTAGTGAAGGCGTTGCTGTGGTCAACGATCCGAAGCGATTTACAGCGTATTTAGTCACGATCGATGAACCAGGTGCGATCGCGGAAGCTTGCTGGCTCTGGGGAAGTGCTCAACAAGTGAATCTCAGAGTCAGTGGCGTTCTCGTGTGTCAATCAATCCAGCAGTCTGAAGCTCTGAAAACAGCATTTGAACCTTTAGAAATTTATCCAATTCCCAGTTTGCAAAATCAGGATTGGGAACCGTTACTCGCAGCATTACCGAACTTCAATGATATTCCGACTGTTCCTGAGCCAGTGTCGATCGACCTCGCACAACGTCAGATTCGCGTCTTTCTTCCTGGTTTTACTAAGAAGCAAGTTAAGCTGACTCAGTTTGGATCAGAGCTAACGGTTGAAGCAGGTGATCAACGACGCAATATTCTACTGCCGCCTGAACTTCGGGAGCTATCGATCCAATCCGGTCGGTTTGAAGCTCCCTATTTGATTATCGACCTCTAA
- a CDS encoding hypothetical protein (similar to AA sequence:cyanobase_aa:Cyan7425_3006) yields MFELEALLLGLEPVTALTIGVGALLVAPVVGALDSMTGGNVSEGTRSAAKTGLVWAFEAFDKVQHTVAEASESVQDLIAEAKSEMGESKNGSEDPAPREVTIG; encoded by the coding sequence ATGTTTGAACTCGAAGCCTTGTTGTTAGGATTGGAGCCAGTCACCGCATTAACGATCGGTGTTGGTGCATTGTTAGTCGCTCCTGTGGTGGGTGCGCTCGATTCAATGACTGGAGGTAATGTCTCTGAAGGAACGCGCAGTGCCGCGAAGACTGGATTGGTTTGGGCGTTTGAAGCGTTTGATAAGGTGCAGCACACAGTAGCAGAGGCGAGTGAGTCGGTTCAAGACTTGATTGCGGAAGCTAAGTCAGAAATGGGTGAGTCGAAGAATGGTTCTGAAGATCCAGCTCCACGTGAAGTGACGATCGGCTAG
- a CDS encoding hypothetical protein (similar to AA sequence:cyanobase_aa:Ava_2589) gives MAFIKLEDVIINTSYIAAIRLERTEEFRVCLLVAIPTAALRPQESPTQSLYHFEWLQFTGDAARALQDYFSSFNNVIDLLPHYNMHSCCGSSQQDG, from the coding sequence ATGGCATTTATTAAGCTAGAGGATGTGATTATCAACACGTCCTATATTGCTGCCATTCGGTTAGAACGCACCGAGGAGTTCCGTGTTTGTTTGCTTGTTGCGATTCCGACTGCGGCTCTGCGCCCCCAAGAGTCCCCCACCCAGAGTCTTTATCATTTTGAATGGTTGCAGTTTACCGGAGATGCAGCTAGGGCACTTCAGGACTATTTCAGCAGCTTTAATAATGTGATTGATTTGCTACCTCATTACAATATGCATTCGTGTTGTGGGAGTTCGCAGCAGGATGGGTAG
- a CDS encoding putative manganese transporter (similar to AA sequence:cyanobase_aa:RPA0811): protein MTKTNEEFDRSRVNRHLRQRISNRNLVVKAKHFFSKTLGPGFVTGAADDDPSGVATFSQAGAQYGTQLMWLPLFVFPMMVCIQEMSARIGLVTHRGIIRIIKEEFPPYVLWLVGLITLPAVTINVGSDLLAMGAVANMLVPSIPISMFSVIAGVLIISTLFFASYERVANVLKWAACALVLYFFVPFFVHQDWGLVARSMVTPHIELNPSYIGTVGAFLGTNISAYLFFWESSMFVDHAEHRYGQLFDRPADHIPNLRHEVKEMRKDNAFGMGIAVTIMFFVVWACASTLHASGITDIDTVDQAAKALEPIAGEFAYFLFAFAILASGFIAVPVLAGTCGYIAAEAFSLPRGMDKKLYEAKVFYAVMLVSVVLSLLINLTGIGAVQALIFSAVVYGITVPPTIWYILRICNNPRIMGAYTNGFWSNFVGYFTFGIMCLAAVCLVFTTFILPQPDNSGLTTSPNSPAPAPKSSPQSMLPPSLNAPKIG from the coding sequence ATGACCAAAACGAACGAAGAGTTTGATCGATCGAGAGTGAATCGTCATCTCCGGCAACGCATCTCCAACCGAAATTTAGTCGTAAAAGCTAAGCACTTTTTCTCAAAAACGCTTGGACCTGGCTTTGTCACTGGAGCCGCAGATGATGATCCATCCGGTGTTGCAACCTTCTCGCAAGCAGGAGCACAGTACGGAACTCAGTTAATGTGGTTGCCGCTATTTGTGTTCCCGATGATGGTCTGTATTCAAGAAATGAGTGCTCGAATTGGACTGGTGACTCATCGAGGAATTATTCGCATCATTAAAGAAGAGTTTCCTCCTTATGTACTGTGGTTAGTCGGATTGATTACGCTGCCAGCAGTCACGATTAATGTTGGTTCAGACCTCCTAGCGATGGGCGCAGTTGCAAATATGCTTGTTCCATCGATTCCCATCAGTATGTTTAGCGTGATTGCTGGAGTGCTGATTATTTCGACGCTATTTTTCGCCAGCTATGAACGAGTAGCAAACGTTCTGAAATGGGCGGCTTGTGCATTAGTACTGTATTTCTTTGTGCCGTTCTTTGTACACCAAGATTGGGGATTAGTCGCTCGATCGATGGTCACGCCGCATATTGAACTGAATCCATCCTATATCGGTACAGTCGGCGCATTCTTGGGAACAAACATCTCTGCATACTTGTTCTTCTGGGAATCCTCAATGTTCGTGGATCATGCAGAACATCGGTACGGACAATTATTCGATCGACCTGCTGATCACATTCCCAATCTGCGCCACGAAGTCAAAGAGATGCGGAAAGATAATGCGTTTGGCATGGGAATTGCCGTCACGATTATGTTTTTCGTCGTTTGGGCTTGTGCGAGTACCTTACATGCGAGCGGTATTACTGATATTGATACTGTCGATCAAGCTGCGAAAGCATTGGAACCGATCGCGGGAGAGTTTGCTTATTTCCTATTTGCATTTGCAATTCTGGCATCTGGATTTATTGCAGTTCCAGTCTTGGCAGGAACTTGTGGATATATTGCGGCTGAGGCATTTAGCTTGCCGCGTGGAATGGACAAGAAATTATATGAAGCGAAAGTCTTCTATGCAGTCATGCTCGTTTCTGTCGTTCTGAGTTTGCTGATTAATCTCACCGGAATTGGTGCAGTTCAAGCGCTCATTTTCTCAGCGGTGGTCTATGGCATCACAGTTCCACCAACTATTTGGTATATCCTCAGAATCTGCAATAATCCTCGAATTATGGGCGCGTACACAAATGGTTTCTGGTCGAACTTCGTCGGTTATTTCACGTTCGGAATCATGTGTCTTGCTGCGGTCTGTTTGGTCTTCACAACCTTCATCCTGCCGCAGCCCGATAATTCAGGTCTGACGACCTCTCCGAACTCGCCTGCTCCCGCTCCTAAATCAAGTCCTCAGTCTATGTTGCCACCTTCATTGAATGCACCAAAGATTGGATAG
- a CDS encoding manganese efflux pump MntP (ab initio prediction:Prodigal:2.6;~protein motif:HAMAP:MF_01521), producing MTHLFSSFVLCFSSNVDNFAVAVAYGVKKLRIGWLSNCLIALVSALGTLLSLSVGAAIERYLPDPVANVIGSAVLVAIGIWGIWDTFEREKKRNRVKLRQIRRSMVAAGVDSAFIPQLDARAESIDPLSYASYLENPEIADVDRSGEIDAKEAIALSFGLTINNLGTGVGAGISGFNIALTTVLTFVCSILAVMVGYLLGEQSTSKMTGISAGVLSGVMMIVLGVYEYFIP from the coding sequence ATGACTCACCTCTTTTCTTCGTTTGTTCTGTGCTTTTCCTCGAATGTTGATAACTTTGCCGTTGCGGTTGCGTATGGAGTGAAAAAACTGCGAATTGGCTGGTTAAGTAATTGCTTAATCGCGCTTGTGTCTGCATTGGGAACATTGCTTTCACTGTCAGTCGGAGCCGCGATCGAGCGTTATTTACCTGACCCCGTTGCCAATGTGATCGGTAGTGCAGTGCTGGTTGCCATTGGAATTTGGGGCATTTGGGATACGTTTGAGCGTGAGAAAAAACGCAATCGGGTCAAACTTCGCCAAATTCGTCGATCGATGGTCGCAGCAGGAGTTGATTCTGCTTTTATTCCACAACTGGATGCCAGAGCTGAATCGATTGATCCATTGTCTTATGCAAGCTATTTAGAAAATCCTGAGATTGCAGATGTCGATCGCTCTGGTGAAATTGATGCCAAAGAAGCGATCGCGCTTTCGTTCGGACTCACAATCAATAATTTGGGGACAGGAGTGGGTGCAGGCATTTCTGGCTTCAATATTGCGCTTACCACAGTCTTAACTTTTGTGTGCAGCATTCTGGCTGTGATGGTTGGATATCTACTAGGCGAACAATCTACGAGCAAAATGACAGGTATTTCTGCGGGAGTGCTGTCTGGCGTGATGATGATTGTTCTCGGCGTGTACGAGTACTTTATTCCTTAA